The Haloarcula laminariae genomic sequence GTCGGCGTAGTGCTCGGCGGTGTCGGTGCCGACGTCCATGACGCCCAGCCCCTTCTCCTCGACGTCCTCGACGTCGGCCTCGACGCGCTCGCCGTCCTCGGCGTAGGCCACGTCCGTCGCGACCGTTATCTGGTCGCCCCGCTCTTCGAGAATCTCCTCGATTATCTCGTGGTTCTCCTCCCACTGGCTGGTGTAGAGGTCCATGTCGCCGACGTCGTAGCCGATGGGGTACCCCTCCGCCCGGAGGAACAGCTGGCCGGCGATACCGCCAAGCAGGAAGTCGTCTATCTTGTCGCCGATGTGGTCGATGACGCCGATGACGTCCGTGGCCTTCGTCCCGCCCATGGCCATCGTCACCTGGCCGTCGAACTCCTTCTCGGCGATGGCGGTGTTTGCCTCGTACTCGGTCTCCATGACGCGGCCGGCGTAGGCGTCCATCACGAGCGGGAAGCCGACCAGCGAGGCGTGAGAGCGGTGGGCCGCCGAGTAGGCGTCGTTGACGTAGGCGTCGAACTCCGGCGCCAGCGTCTGGACGAACTCCGTCTCGGCTTTCACCTCGGGCTCCTCCTCGGGCAGTTCGCCGTCGGCCATCCGGGTGTTCTCCAGGACGAGCACGTCGCCGCCCGCCAGGTCGTCGATGGCGTCGAGGGCCTCGTCCCCGAAGGTGTCGGCCACGAAGTCGACGTCGTGGTCGACGTGGTCGGACAGAATCTCCGCGTGCTGGGAAAGGGAGAGGAAGTCGTCGTCGCCCGGGCGGCCCTGGTGGGCCATGACGGCGACGGCGAAGTCGCGGTCGATTAGCTCGCTGAGCGTCGTTGCGTGCCGACCAAAGCGGCGGTTGTCCTGTACCTCCCCGTCCTCGACCGGCGAGTTCAGGTCGAAGCGGACGAGGACTTGCTGTCCGTCGTCGAGGTCGTCGAGCGTCTGGAACGTCATACGCGAGACCTCTCCCGCCGCCCGTTTAACCGTTTCCGAGTCGCCCTATCCGCGATGGAAAAACACCATAGTTGGGACTCGATGGGCGAAAAAACGACAGAAACCGGCGGCCTAGTTCTCGGTGATGTACTCGGCGACGTCGAGCATGCGACACGAGAAGCCGTACTCGTTGTCGTACCAGGTGAGAATCTTCGTCAGGCCGTTGACGATGTTCGTCGAGTTCAGGTCGACCTGCGAGGAGTAGGGGTCACCGAGGATGTCCGAGGAGACGATCTCCTCGTCGGTGACGCCCAGCGTCCCCTCGAGCTCGCCCGATGCGGCGTCCTCGAAGGCGGCGTTGACCTCCTCCTCGGTCACGTCGTCCTCGAGGTCGACGACCAGCTCGGTGATGGAGCCGTTCGGGACCGGGACGCGGATGGCCATCCCGTCGAGCTTCCCCTCAAGCTGGGGGAGGACCTCGGTTGCCGCCTGTGCGGCGCCCGTCGAGGTCGGGATGATGTTCTCCGCCGCGGCGCGGCGCCGGCGGGGCTTGCTGTTGGGGCCGTCCATCAGGTTCTGGGAGCCGGTGTAGGCGTGGACGGTCGTCAGCTGGCCAGACTCGATGCCGAACGCGTCGTCCAGCACCTTCGCGACCGGCGTGATGGAGTTCGTCGTACAGGAGGCGTTCGAGACGACGTCCTCGCCGTCGTACTCGTCCTCGTTGACCCCGTAGACGATTTGCTTGACCTCCTTGTCGCCTTTCGGCGGGGCGGAGATGAGCACCTTGTCGGCGCCCGCTTCGAGGTGCTGGGCGGCGTCGTCGTAGGTGCGGAAGATGCCGGTCGCCTCGAAGGCGACGTCGACGTCGAGCTCGTCCCACGGCAGCTCTGTGGGGTCGGTCTCGTGGAAGACGCCGGCCTCGAAGTCCGTCCCGTCGACGCTCAGGACGCCGTCCTCGACGCCCGCTCCGGGCAGTTCGCCCATGACGGTGTCGTACTTGGCGAAGTAGTCGATCTCGCTGTCGTCCATCACGTCGTTGATACCGACGATCTCGACGTTGTCGTTGTCCAGCGAAGCGCGCATTACGTTGCGGCCGATACGGCCGAAGCCGTTCAGGCCGACGCGGACTGGGTCACTCATTCCTCTAGTGAAGCGCCGACCCGGAGTAAAGAGTTTTCGGAGTTAACTCGGTTCCGAATTGTATTTTCCCCTCTCATGTATCGTCCAGAAGGTGTGCCGGCTGCCGCTGTACCCGCCGACGGCCGCCCCGGCGGCGGGCCGTGTCCGTCAGAAGGCTTTTGAGACAGTCGCACATACCACCCGCTACTGATGAGACGGGACGACGACGACCCCTTCGACGAGTTCTTCCGGGAGATAGAGCGGATGATGGACGAGATGATGGGCTCGGAAGGGGACGTCCACATCGACCGCGATGGGCCCGCCGACGGCGGTGACCTCCACGTCGACGTTCACGAGACCGACGAGCACGTCCGCGTCGTCGCCGACATCCCCGGCGTCGAGAAGGACGGCATCGACCTGAAATGCGACGGGAGCGTCCTCACCATCGACGCCGGCACGCACAACCGCGAGTACCACGAGCGGCTCACCCTCCCCAGCCGCGTCGACGAGCACTCCGCCTCGGCAACCTACAACAACGGCGTCCTCGAAGTCACCTTCGACCGCGAGGACGAGTCCGCCGACATCGAGCTGTAAGGTCCCGTCGACGCTGTTTTACCCGTTCGCTGTCGCCCGAACCAGCGCCGCCACTCCGTCCCAGAACCCCGCCTCGTACTTCGTCGCGCTGTCGATGGTCGGCCGTGCGTTGGTCTCGTTGACCACCGTCCGGTCGTCGGTCACGAGCAGGTCGACGCCGAGGTAGTCGATATCGAGGGCGTCGGCGGCCCGCTCGGCCAGCCGCCGGAGGTCGTCGGGCAGGTCGACCCCCTCGGCGACCGCGCCCCGGTGGACGTTGTGCTTCCAGCGGCCGCGCTCGCGGGCGTCGGTCGGCAACCGTCGCTCGACCGCGCCGACGTACTCGCCACCGACGACCATCGCCCGGTAGTCGCGGGCGCCGGGGAGGAACTCCTGGACGAGGAAGGAGCGGTCGCCGGTCGCCCGGTAGTCGTGGACCAGGTCGAGGTAGTCGGCGATGCCCAGGAAGGAATCCAGGTCCCGGGCCGTCGTCACGCCGACGCCGCGGGTCGTGGAGTTGGGCTTGACCACGACCGGCGGGTCCAGCGCCTCGTAGGCCGCGACCAGCTCGGACTCGTCGGCCGGGTTCGACACCATGACGCTCTCGGGGACCGGCACGTCCGCCCGGCCCAGCCGGGCCAGCACGTCGGCCTTGTTGCGCGACCGGAGGACGGCCTCGCGGCCGTTGACCCACGGCACGGAGAGCATGGCGTCGGCGACCCCGCCCTCCATCATCCGCGACGGGTAGACAAAGCCCACGTCGTAGTCGTCGTAGGGACTCCCCGCGAGGGGAATCGCGCGCTCGGTTGTGGCGACGTGACCGACCTCGATGCCCCGGTCGGCCAGGGGCTCGCGCATGCGCTCGTAGGTCTCGCTGTTCGTGGCGACCGCGAGCCGTAGCATACCCGCCCGTTCGCTCGGACGGACAAAAGTGTACGGTCGGCCGACGCAGTATGATCGGGTCCGATTCTGTAGCTGTCGAGAGAGCAGTGCCCACTGTCACTGATGACTACCGCTGGAAAGCCCTCACCCGCTCGCGGTCGCTGGCCGACATATCTCGCTCGCTGCGCTCGCTCGACAGGGGTCGCCCAGCGACCGCCACCGGGCTCGCCCTTTCAGTCCACCAGGGACAGTAATATGCGCGACAGAGCACTCACGTATCACTCGCCAATCTCTACGGCTCACTCCGTTAACCGCTCCGTCGCGAGGAATCTCCTTACGGTCCATTCCTCGCCTTCCCCGGTCGCTCGCATCTGCGAGCGACACGCGTTTTGAGTATCAGTAGCGACTGCTGTGGCCGGGAGCGCGTTTCATCGCGCGACGACGGGGAAGGGCAGGCCTGCCTGCGCGAAGACAAGCTAGTCAGCAAGAAACGTCCGGCGGCGTAGCCGCCGGTTCGACCGCAGCGCGCGGACCGCCACGCGGCGAAGCCGCGTGAAGGGAGCACGCCGCGGTTTTCCCCAAGTTTTCACACGACGGAGGGCGCCGTAGGCGCCCGACGGAGTTGCAAAAAGTGGGAGCTCAGGAAATGAGGAGCTCTTCGCCCTTTTCGACCTTGATGCGACAGGCGGGCGTGATCTTGTTGTACGCACGGCGGAACGCCTCCTTGACGTGGTCGGCGTCCTCGACGTTGCAGTAGGCGGTAAAGAGCTGCTCGCCGGCCTGCATCCGGGCGGCGGTGCCGACAATCTTCCCGAAGGCGGCCCGCATCCCGTCGGAGACACGGTCGGCGCCGGCGCCGGTCGCCTGCTTGTTCTCGCGCAGGACCTGGTGGGGGAACTTCCGCAGGGTCATGCGGTAGTCACCCTCCTCGCCGATGGTCTTGATGAGGTGGCGGTTCGCGGAGAGGCGCGAGGCCTCCAGCGAGCCGTGACGGAGCTGGACCTCTTCCTCGACGATGAGGCTGATCTGGACGGGGTACTCGTCCTTGTCTTTGGTCTTGCGACCCATCTCGTGCTGTGCGATCTTCGAACCGGGGATGCCCGTGATGTACTCGCGCCGGGTGTAGGACGGCTTGTCGATGTCCCGGTACATCGAGGCTGGTTTGTCGGACATAGGTACTCTTGGTGGAGACGTGGCCGAGCGTCGGGATAAGAGCTTCGAAGGGCCGACGAACGGATGTGTCGGGGTGACATGGCCCCCGATTGGGGCAGCTGCGGCGCTCTGACCGGTAACGCGCGTGTAACCTCGCTTGGGTGTTTATGCCGGTCGGGCGCGAAGAGCGGGTATCATGAACATGCTCGTCGACGGCGAATGGCGGACAGACGCGTATCAGAGTACGAACGAGGACGGGGAGTTCGACCGACAGGAGACCAGTTTCCGCGACCGAATCAGGGCGTCGCCACGCGACGCCGAACAGTCGAGCGGCGACGAGCCGCGAGACGAGGACGACCCCGACGCCCGGTTCCAGCCCGA encodes the following:
- a CDS encoding ATP-grasp domain-containing protein, whose translation is MLRLAVATNSETYERMREPLADRGIEVGHVATTERAIPLAGSPYDDYDVGFVYPSRMMEGGVADAMLSVPWVNGREAVLRSRNKADVLARLGRADVPVPESVMVSNPADESELVAAYEALDPPVVVKPNSTTRGVGVTTARDLDSFLGIADYLDLVHDYRATGDRSFLVQEFLPGARDYRAMVVGGEYVGAVERRLPTDARERGRWKHNVHRGAVAEGVDLPDDLRRLAERAADALDIDYLGVDLLVTDDRTVVNETNARPTIDSATKYEAGFWDGVAALVRATANG
- a CDS encoding phosphoglycerate kinase, with translation MTFQTLDDLDDGQQVLVRFDLNSPVEDGEVQDNRRFGRHATTLSELIDRDFAVAVMAHQGRPGDDDFLSLSQHAEILSDHVDHDVDFVADTFGDEALDAIDDLAGGDVLVLENTRMADGELPEEEPEVKAETEFVQTLAPEFDAYVNDAYSAAHRSHASLVGFPLVMDAYAGRVMETEYEANTAIAEKEFDGQVTMAMGGTKATDVIGVIDHIGDKIDDFLLGGIAGQLFLRAEGYPIGYDVGDMDLYTSQWEENHEIIEEILEERGDQITVATDVAYAEDGERVEADVEDVEEKGLGVMDVGTDTAEHYADVVRDSDAVFVKGALGVFEDEKFSTGTVSVLRAIAETDCFSVVGGGDTSRAITMYGMSEDSFDHVSIAGGAYIRALTGDELAGVEALKR
- a CDS encoding 50S ribosomal protein L16 codes for the protein MSDKPASMYRDIDKPSYTRREYITGIPGSKIAQHEMGRKTKDKDEYPVQISLIVEEEVQLRHGSLEASRLSANRHLIKTIGEEGDYRMTLRKFPHQVLRENKQATGAGADRVSDGMRAAFGKIVGTAARMQAGEQLFTAYCNVEDADHVKEAFRRAYNKITPACRIKVEKGEELLIS
- a CDS encoding Hsp20/alpha crystallin family protein, which translates into the protein MRRDDDDPFDEFFREIERMMDEMMGSEGDVHIDRDGPADGGDLHVDVHETDEHVRVVADIPGVEKDGIDLKCDGSVLTIDAGTHNREYHERLTLPSRVDEHSASATYNNGVLEVTFDREDESADIEL
- the gap gene encoding type I glyceraldehyde-3-phosphate dehydrogenase, whose translation is MSDPVRVGLNGFGRIGRNVMRASLDNDNVEIVGINDVMDDSEIDYFAKYDTVMGELPGAGVEDGVLSVDGTDFEAGVFHETDPTELPWDELDVDVAFEATGIFRTYDDAAQHLEAGADKVLISAPPKGDKEVKQIVYGVNEDEYDGEDVVSNASCTTNSITPVAKVLDDAFGIESGQLTTVHAYTGSQNLMDGPNSKPRRRRAAAENIIPTSTGAAQAATEVLPQLEGKLDGMAIRVPVPNGSITELVVDLEDDVTEEEVNAAFEDAASGELEGTLGVTDEEIVSSDILGDPYSSQVDLNSTNIVNGLTKILTWYDNEYGFSCRMLDVAEYITEN